The Trichocoleus sp. genomic sequence AGAACGTTGGAATCAGGACATTAAAAAGGCAATTCCCTGTCACAGTAGCCATAATGTTCACTGGATTCGCTCTATGATGTCCCGCGATCGCACTCGTGTCATTTGTGAGTTTGAAGCACCCGATGCGGAAACAGTCCGGCGATCGTTTCGCAAAGTGGGTTTACCGTTTGCGCGAGTGTGGACGGTGGAAGTGCTGGAACCGGTTGTTGTGGATGATGCAGGAGCGATCGGCACAAAAGGTTGGTGTGCGACCGGCAACGAAGCTATAACTTTCCGTGAACCGATGCTCGAAAACATGAAAGGCGATCAAACATTGGCATCGTGATATTGTGTGTCGCAGATGGTAGAAGAACTATTGCCCAAATCGAGTCATGCCAAAAGAAACGAACGCGGCTCTACCGGTTTAGAATGAACAGGAGGGTCTCTTGTTCATAGGTTTGATTGCACCAACTGTGCTTTTCTAAAATCTCAATTGGAATTCTGTCCTGCTCAGTGGTAGGCACAAAGCCTGTTCCTCAACACGCCAGAACTCAGTATCTCATCTGTCACTCCCTTTTTTCAATTTGGTATCAGTCCCGTTGCCGGGATTCAGTCAACTGCAAGGGGGCAGCCTCGATAGCCCTTAGAAACATCAAGCGAATTGTGAAACCGATGATGGGATTCAATACGTTTAATAGCGCGAAATGAATACGACTGAAGTTCACAAGTGCGCCCACCGTACCGACCTTCAATTGTGATAGGTTGCCAGGTTGTTTCAGGCGCATTCAATCTTGCTTTGAGAGTCGGTAATCGTTTACCCACTTTGCGAGGGGGTGCGCAGAGTGAAAGACATTTTGCAGACAAAACCTTAAACCTCTTCAGAACAACCCGTGAGTGAAGAACTGGCAATCACAATAGCCATGTCTAACGCGATCGCACCTGTCATCAACAACGAAATTCCAGGCAGAATCTTTACCAGCAACGGTGTGCATGGATTAACAGCGATCGAGCGTTACCACCCGCAACTCACTGACTGTTCCTGAAATCTCGACTTCAGACAAATTTGAGTAGCGAATCCCAAGCCTTCGATTTCACACACAAGGAAGCCATCTAACGATTCAAATCAGCGGGGTTTAATCCTTTCGTTTTGGCTAAAAGGCGTTTATCCATCCGCTGCATTTGGCTAGTTAGGTTGGGCAGAGCTGAAATTGTGCCTCTAGTGAATCCAAATCCACAGCTTAAACGTACTATAAGCAGTCTAGATGAGTTCCTCTGCCTGGACGAACCATCTTGGATTTGACAAACGATCCTGCTTATTAGAGACAAAAACATGAAAACCAAGATTCAAAGCACCAGATGCCTGCTGGGTTTATTCGCATTGCTGTCTGGAGTTGCTTTGCCTCAGGTTGCGCGAGCTGGTCATACCAATATGGTGTTGTCAACAGAGCTAACTGGTAGAGCGGAAGTTTCTAGTGATGCTAGCAATAACCGCATGGTAGGGGATGCGAATGGAATGGGTTCAGCCTATGTATTTGGCGTAGATGGGGATCCAACAACTTTGTGCTATGTCTTGGCAGTTTCAGACCTCCAGTTAGTTCCAGTTGGCGACGGTATGGCTGCCCATATCCACGAGGGGGCAGCTGGTGAAAACGGTCCGATTGTAGCGGCTCTCGCTGGTCCAGAGGATGGCAACGCTGGGGACTGTTTGACCGAGGGTGAAGAAGGCAAGTTTCCCACAGGCGAGGCAGGAATTGTCCAGCGTATTCTGACCAACCCCGACGAATTTTACATTAATGTACACAACCCTGACTTTCCCAATGGGGCAATTCGGGGGCAGTTGATGGGACATAATTAAGCGGCTGTTTGAGAAGTAGCACTGCTTGTCTGGCTCCCCCTAATCCCCCTTTTTAAGAGGGCAGGGGGAATCCTGACCAAACATGAATGCTGAAAAGGACTTTTCAAGCGACCTCTTAAGGAAGCAACAGTCTAACGGCAAAAGTGAGCGGAGGTAGATACGACTGAAACTAAGCATGAGAGCTTTTATACTGTCCGTTTCACTGAAGTGTTAGCTTGCTTTCGTCTAAAAGTTATTCAAGCCAACGAAAAGCGCGACGCAATTCAGTAGTACCGTTATTCTCATACCAACGACCGTGAGATAGGATAACTTTTTCAGGGTTCCACTGAAGTATTCGCTTGACGCAGCTACGTGCCTGTTCCTTTTTTCCCAAAAATGTCATTCGCAAATCCAATGGGATTTTCCCATCTGGATCAGCAACACCCCCTAATTTAAGGAGCCAATGCAATCGCTGGCTCACCTTGTTTAGTTCAAAGTTTTCGATCAGATCGGCAAGGATGAGAGTGGCGCTCTTGCGGTGGAAAAAGACGACTTCTTCCATAAATCGACTGCCACGAAAGATGAATTGGTCTAGGTCTGCTACCCACTGAGGTGGTGGTTCATCTTCCAAGTCAGCATCAAAATCCACTTCAATTTTCTGCTGTGCGGCACGATCGCGCACACCTGGAGATGCCCATGCTACAGCTTCTGGATAGGCGCTAGCCCAAGCACCAATATGGGCGTAATGGATTTTGTTAGGCGAAATGAGGTGGCGTAGTGAACCAAGGGAGTCAATTTGAGCTTTCAGTTCTAGAGTCAACTCTGTTGGTGAATGGCACCATAGCTCACCATTGCTCAATCGCACAATCGTCATCCGGGTTGGGAAAGGCACTTTTGTTCCATACATTGCCATCTGCACGATCGAACCATCAACGATCCAAATATCTTCGCCAACCCGTTTCAGAAGGTTGATTGGTTCATAAAGCGCGATCGCGTCGTTGCTCATAGCTATCAAAAGAAGGTAAAGGATTACTTCTCTAGCATGGGGTATAAAAGCAGGCTAACGTTCGTGTTGAGCGGTTGCTACAGAGTTTTGCAATACATCAAGAGACTCAATGAATCTGCTCCAACACGGTTGTTGGGCTGTGCTTTTACTACGACTTTTCAAGCCTAAAGAACACTATAGGGCTCCCATTCACAATTTTTTCTTCCACCTTCCTCATTCCCAGTCTTTCCGCTACTTTTTGCGACTCAATGTTTGGTCGATCACAGCTTGCTACAAGATACTCATAACCGAGTTCATCAAAACAATACTCTAGTATTTTGGTTGCAGCTTCAGTAGCGTAGCCTTTCTTGAGCGCTTTAGGTAGTAAGGCATAGATCAACTGGGGCTGTTCTTCATCAAAGAAATACCACAAACCAACAAATCCAATGACTTCACTTTCACTATTTATCTTGATAAACCAAAGACCGAATCTTTCTTCTTCAAAATGCTTTATGCTCTGTTTGAGCATTTCTTCAACCTGCTGCAAAGAGAAGACTTGATCATCACATAGATACTTCCTGACGTAGGAATCAGTAAAAATCATATGAAGTGTGCTAAGCTCACTCTCCAAAATCGGTTTCAAAACCAAATTCTGAGTTTCTAATATCATATGTAAGCTGCATTACTTAATCAGTATTCTTACTTTTTCAGACAGTCGCACTTCAATCACAATTGCTTTACCAACATACTCAAAGCAACGTCTTGCAGATGACCCTATGGTAACTTAATCTCAGCCTCAAATAGATAGCTTTTCTGTACCATCTCCACCAAAATATGAAGCAACCCAACGTTCCTGGCCAGCGGTTGCAGAGACGTTTGGAATCTCATAAGTAGCTTGGGTAAATCCGCCGCACCAGGGTTGTCATGCCGCGACCACTCCAGCAGATATCAATCCTCAGTAGATTGCTTGCTGCTCCAAAAAAGTTGAAGCGCTGACTCATCAAATATGTAAGCTGACTCACCATCCCTAATCACTCGTTTACCAAGTCGAGGAAAAACGCCAACATCTAAGCGTCCTGCTTCTCCACCTATCAGGTATACAAGGTCTTCCTCAAATGGATTACGAAGATGATGGGGTTGTTGAGGTAGCCCAAAGCCCATGAAATCTCCCGGCTCGACTTCGTACTCCACATCTCCAATTTCCGCAATCCCTCGACCCGACAAAATGTAAACCCATTCTTCTTCATTCTGGTGAGCATGGAAAATGAAGGATTCCTTGCCTGATGGTACACGAGCAAGTGTTACACCAATGCGTTTAAGACCGACAGCACGCCCAAGAAACCGTAAATAAATTTCTGAATTGGGATTGAGCGGATGATGAAACTCAAACGCATCCATTGAATTGATGTCCGATGCTTTCAGCAGAGAATGTTGTTCATCATTCACGTTGATGTCCTCCTATTTAAAGGCAGATGGTCTGAGAACCACAATAAAGTCAATAAAGCCTAAATCACTCCGCAGACACCCTTCACCGCCCCCTACCGAAACCTAGTAATTCAATCCTAAGCATTGACGAATAGCCTTTTGATTGCCTCTTTACTGAAGACTCAGCGGCATAATGTTCCTGGTTAGCGGTTGCTGATACCTTTGTAACACAGTCAGTACTTTATACAATCCGCTGCACCAGGGTTGTTATGTGGTGCTGCGGCAATGCACTTTTTCAAAAACTTGACGAACTGCATCAATGACTAACTCTGGTTTATCGAGGTGGATTGCATGTCCACTTTCGTGAGCAACAATGTGAACGCCTTGGGACGACTCATTGGCTAGATCCGCATGTAACTCTTGCAGCTTCTCAAGCACCTCTTGTGTGATGTCGAAAGCTGGCTTTCCAGCCGACAAAACAACGAGAGGAATATCGGGAAACGACTTTATTTGACGCGCTTGTTCAACCTGGCTCATGCTGATTGATACCGCAGTTGATTCTTGAGCAAAGGTTTTTCCAAACTGAGTTTGAGAATAGAGTGCCTTAGCAAGCAGTCGCGTTGAAGGTGGAAATTTTTGGAATAGACCAGCCGCCATAGGCAGAGAATCAAAAGCGACGAGCAAACGAAGCAACCCAATACTTCCTATAATTGGTACCACTTGAGTTAGCAGTCTTTCCAATCGTTTGTTTAATTCAACCCATTCGACCGGTGTATCCTCATACATCCTCTCATGAGCAACATCCACTAAAACCATCCCAGCGACTTCTTCTGGATAGTGATAGGCAAATAGGCGACTAAATAAACCACCTAAAGACATTCCCATTAAGATATAGGGTGGCTCAATTTCAAGTTCTCTCAAAAGCTGCCGCAATTCACCGACAATTTGTTCAGCAGTGCGTGGTTCTGAACTTGAATCACTCCAGCCGTAGCCTGACCGATCATAGGTCAAGATCCTTGTAAATTTTGCAACTTCGGGCTGCACTAGTTGCCAATCTAGGTGAGTACCTCCGGTTCCACTATCGACAATGACTGTTGGACAACCTTCACCCATAACTTGATAATGCCAGTTTTTGTCGTTAATTTGAACTGCCTTTCCAGATGGCAGAAACCTTCGGCGATCGCAGGTTGTGGCAAGTGCTTGATAGATGGCTCCAAATCCGATTGCTACAACCACTACTCCAAGAAACGCAATGAGCCATAGCATTCAGTTCACCCTCAAGTTTAAGTACATCTGTAATTATCCTATAGAGGATTGTTCAAGCACGTCTCAAGCGATAACTTGAGCCACATAACGTTTGAGTTCTGCTGCGGCAAGAATCTTTGCAATGCTTCAAGGGTTTGTATTAGTCTGCTGCAATATGCTGGTTATACTGCTCTGTTTAGCCAAAAATTTAACCTGGCTTATCATAGCGATGGCAATAGACGACCCAAAATCGATGTAATGCCG encodes the following:
- a CDS encoding DUF4242 domain-containing protein, with the protein product MVRVLVEKIFDPPMTEERWNQDIKKAIPCHSSHNVHWIRSMMSRDRTRVICEFEAPDAETVRRSFRKVGLPFARVWTVEVLEPVVVDDAGAIGTKGWCATGNEAITFREPMLENMKGDQTLAS
- a CDS encoding CHRD domain-containing protein; amino-acid sequence: MKTKIQSTRCLLGLFALLSGVALPQVARAGHTNMVLSTELTGRAEVSSDASNNRMVGDANGMGSAYVFGVDGDPTTLCYVLAVSDLQLVPVGDGMAAHIHEGAAGENGPIVAALAGPEDGNAGDCLTEGEEGKFPTGEAGIVQRILTNPDEFYINVHNPDFPNGAIRGQLMGHN
- a CDS encoding DUF4336 domain-containing protein codes for the protein MSNDAIALYEPINLLKRVGEDIWIVDGSIVQMAMYGTKVPFPTRMTIVRLSNGELWCHSPTELTLELKAQIDSLGSLRHLISPNKIHYAHIGAWASAYPEAVAWASPGVRDRAAQQKIEVDFDADLEDEPPPQWVADLDQFIFRGSRFMEEVVFFHRKSATLILADLIENFELNKVSQRLHWLLKLGGVADPDGKIPLDLRMTFLGKKEQARSCVKRILQWNPEKVILSHGRWYENNGTTELRRAFRWLE
- a CDS encoding GNAT family N-acetyltransferase, whose amino-acid sequence is MILETQNLVLKPILESELSTLHMIFTDSYVRKYLCDDQVFSLQQVEEMLKQSIKHFEEERFGLWFIKINSESEVIGFVGLWYFFDEEQPQLIYALLPKALKKGYATEAATKILEYCFDELGYEYLVASCDRPNIESQKVAERLGMRKVEEKIVNGSPIVFFRLEKS
- a CDS encoding cupin domain-containing protein encodes the protein MNDEQHSLLKASDINSMDAFEFHHPLNPNSEIYLRFLGRAVGLKRIGVTLARVPSGKESFIFHAHQNEEEWVYILSGRGIAEIGDVEYEVEPGDFMGFGLPQQPHHLRNPFEEDLVYLIGGEAGRLDVGVFPRLGKRVIRDGESAYIFDESALQLFWSSKQSTED
- a CDS encoding alpha/beta hydrolase is translated as MLWLIAFLGVVVVAIGFGAIYQALATTCDRRRFLPSGKAVQINDKNWHYQVMGEGCPTVIVDSGTGGTHLDWQLVQPEVAKFTRILTYDRSGYGWSDSSSEPRTAEQIVGELRQLLRELEIEPPYILMGMSLGGLFSRLFAYHYPEEVAGMVLVDVAHERMYEDTPVEWVELNKRLERLLTQVVPIIGSIGLLRLLVAFDSLPMAAGLFQKFPPSTRLLAKALYSQTQFGKTFAQESTAVSISMSQVEQARQIKSFPDIPLVVLSAGKPAFDITQEVLEKLQELHADLANESSQGVHIVAHESGHAIHLDKPELVIDAVRQVFEKVHCRSTT